Proteins encoded by one window of Candidatus Nitrosocosmicus hydrocola:
- the rpiA gene encoding ribose 5-phosphate isomerase A — MSVSTTSTQNIGTLDESFENIAKDIIENDFSDKRLVIGLGSGRAATRIVKLIPDEVAKNCEFICTSLQIKIEAESKKLKIIDESQIPYIDIVIDGADQINDQYCLIKGGGGALLREKIVYFSAKKTIIVADFTKFVSTFSRSVPVEILPFSRTSVLPFIEKLGGTPILRTLDKGYPYVTENGNLILDVMFKDYANVQWIEIELKKLPGILETGLFIHAPDICYCALNDNQYKKYEPTLNNQK, encoded by the coding sequence ATGTCCGTTTCTACTACAAGCACTCAAAATATCGGTACTTTAGATGAGAGTTTTGAGAACATTGCAAAAGACATTATAGAGAATGATTTTTCAGATAAACGGCTAGTTATAGGGTTGGGAAGTGGTAGGGCAGCAACTAGAATTGTCAAACTAATTCCTGACGAGGTGGCCAAAAATTGTGAATTCATTTGTACGTCTTTACAAATAAAGATTGAAGCAGAGAGCAAAAAGTTGAAAATTATAGATGAATCGCAGATACCCTACATTGATATTGTGATTGATGGAGCCGATCAGATTAACGACCAGTATTGCCTGATAAAAGGCGGCGGCGGGGCATTGCTGCGTGAAAAGATTGTTTACTTCTCTGCAAAAAAAACAATAATAGTCGCTGATTTTACAAAATTTGTTTCTACATTTTCAAGATCAGTACCAGTTGAAATATTACCATTTAGTAGAACTTCAGTTCTCCCTTTCATAGAAAAGCTTGGAGGTACGCCTATACTTAGAACTTTGGACAAAGGTTATCCATACGTAACGGAGAATGGAAACCTCATCTTGGATGTGATGTTTAAGGATTATGCTAACGTCCAGTGGATAGAAATAGAGCTGAAAAAACTACCCGGAATACTGGAAACAGGATTATTCATCCATGCTCCCGACATCTGTTATTGTGCTCTCAACGATAATCAGTATAAAAAATACGAACCAACTCTTAATAATCAAAAATGA